From one Amia ocellicauda isolate fAmiCal2 chromosome 17, fAmiCal2.hap1, whole genome shotgun sequence genomic stretch:
- the LOC136712652 gene encoding transmembrane protein 238, translated as MEKGFPGLGRCSCAFWLAIAFDVFGLVVLMLGVFGDLFFYDFLIYAGAIVIFLSLIWWVFWYTGNIEVPPEELEDDVGLLKRNRGISGLVRRLSSRLSNGIRNSFRRTKRANWQGGVLGGTLPHQTGTGRDSEQPVPVALPMAAAGSSLQTVSATIDSEVATNPPTATETSAI; from the coding sequence ATGGAGAAGGGCTTCCCGGGACTGGGGCGCTGCTCCTGCGCTTTCTGGCTGGCGATCGCCTTCGACGTCTTCGGGCTGGTGGTTCTGATGCTGGGGGTGTTCGGGGACTTGTTCTTCTACGACTTTCTCATCTACGCCGGCGCCATCGTCATCTTCCTCAGCCTCATTTGGTGGGTGTTCTGGTACACGGGCAACATCGAGGTGCCACCCGAGGAGCTAGAGGACGACGTCGGGCTGCTGAAGAGGAACAGGGGCATCTCCGGGCTGGTGAGGAGGCTGTCCAGCCGCCTGTCCAACGGCATCAGGAACTCCTTCAGAAGAACCAAGCGGGCCAACTGGCAGGGCGGGGTGCTGGGGGGCACCCTGCCCCATCAAACGGGCACAGGCCGGGACTCCGAGCAGCCGGTCCCTGTGGCACTGCCCATGGCTGCAGCAGGGTCCAGCTTACAAACCGTTTCTGCCACCATAGACAGTGAGGTGGCAACTAACCCACCCACAGCTACAGAGACATCGGCCATATAA